A single genomic interval of Stieleria maiorica harbors:
- a CDS encoding tRNA-binding protein, with product MGVITWQEFENVDLRAGTITSVDDFPQARKPAYKIRADFGPDLGTKQTSAQVTANYSKEDLLGRQIIAVVNFPAKQIGPFMSEFLLVGFYREDGSVVLAVPERGVPNGAKLA from the coding sequence ATGGGCGTCATCACCTGGCAAGAATTTGAAAACGTTGACCTGCGTGCCGGCACGATCACCTCGGTGGACGATTTTCCGCAGGCTCGAAAGCCGGCCTATAAGATCCGAGCCGATTTCGGACCGGATCTGGGAACGAAGCAAACCAGTGCCCAGGTGACCGCAAACTATTCCAAAGAGGACCTGCTTGGGCGCCAGATCATCGCGGTGGTGAACTTTCCCGCCAAGCAGATCGGTCCCTTCATGTCCGAATTTCTGTTGGTCGGATTCTACCGCGAAGATGGATCGGTCGTGCTGGCAGTTCCGGAGCGTGGCGTTCCCAACGGTGCAAAACTGGCATGA
- a CDS encoding transglutaminase family protein, with protein MQPWSRKRIETLLLALLAIASLVPLRFYVESRQWFVAEMATLVTVSAVAIVVQLSSGPREKLSRLVIPAAMLLGCTPIGFAIVARAFGSPIAFEMSALTVFGAVSLAMATSATTDRIRSLALILSGFLVLFCASISDDRFAIVFPLLWILICVWHLVANHWERLDLAMPAAVERHWALQPTVLVMMVLVLGATVFSIKDAVWKSNRLAGGFMPASGGSVWSDPAARDGVGTGDAAIAAKDHAESFGAVDSDLFLESTESTLFDMFNDMIGEPKKLRNKWERRQAMGNENMIPTHEQAAKSEQGGGTFSTERVPPKKHRHFDDASEDSVVQWDGPTGIRLAMHRYDTFDGHDWSQSADLKRDALTRVDINRASWFFDPVMRIFQRSNADATSVGLLKVLRLDSQRIPAPMMTVGVHIKDIDRQDFFGISRDGSFYMPGREKVPPLTVVHVASVKTMEDEIRTHLVAKSASRPVEKLDDRLAPSAASDLDALVRNATAHHSHPADQLNACVAILRNEFTLDRSVEQTATSVEQFLRTRRGGDHLFATTAALLARRLGLTSRLVTGFYVRPDAFDFAAGHASVLPRDVHVWAEVQLDDGRWIEIEPTPGYRAPVYSPSWGLLARRSAAASWPYFLIGTFVLAVGYLTRLTWMDWMLSAVWRFGRPLRPRRRIRLAIQIIEWRARLSGKRRPIGKSQRVWLEELTRADAMIADAARQFANSADTVFFGQVDETTMKAETRLVDLLHVRTITTLTKEATS; from the coding sequence ATGCAACCCTGGTCGCGTAAACGAATCGAGACGCTCTTGCTGGCGCTGCTTGCAATCGCCTCGCTTGTTCCGCTGCGGTTCTATGTCGAATCGCGGCAGTGGTTTGTCGCTGAAATGGCCACACTAGTGACGGTGTCGGCTGTTGCGATCGTCGTGCAATTGAGCAGCGGTCCGCGGGAAAAACTCAGTCGCCTGGTGATTCCCGCCGCCATGTTGCTGGGGTGCACACCGATCGGGTTTGCGATCGTGGCACGTGCCTTTGGTTCTCCGATCGCCTTTGAAATGTCGGCGCTCACGGTATTCGGCGCCGTTTCACTTGCGATGGCGACCAGCGCAACGACCGACCGAATTCGATCGCTGGCGTTAATCTTAAGCGGATTTCTGGTATTGTTCTGCGCATCGATTTCGGATGATCGATTTGCCATCGTCTTTCCGTTGCTCTGGATCCTGATTTGTGTTTGGCATCTGGTCGCGAACCATTGGGAGCGTCTGGATCTGGCGATGCCGGCCGCCGTCGAGCGTCATTGGGCGTTGCAACCGACGGTTCTGGTCATGATGGTGTTGGTGCTGGGCGCCACTGTGTTTTCCATCAAGGATGCCGTCTGGAAATCCAACCGGTTGGCAGGGGGCTTCATGCCTGCCAGCGGCGGAAGCGTGTGGTCCGACCCGGCGGCACGCGATGGCGTGGGGACCGGCGATGCCGCGATCGCGGCCAAGGACCATGCTGAATCGTTTGGCGCGGTGGATTCGGACCTGTTCTTGGAATCGACCGAGTCGACGTTGTTCGACATGTTTAACGACATGATCGGCGAGCCAAAGAAGTTGCGAAACAAATGGGAACGCAGACAGGCCATGGGAAACGAGAACATGATCCCGACGCACGAACAGGCCGCGAAAAGCGAGCAGGGCGGCGGGACGTTTTCGACCGAGCGGGTGCCGCCAAAAAAGCACCGTCATTTCGACGACGCCTCCGAAGACAGCGTCGTTCAGTGGGATGGCCCGACAGGAATCCGTCTGGCGATGCATCGCTACGATACCTTCGACGGACACGACTGGAGCCAGTCGGCCGATCTGAAACGTGATGCGCTCACTCGTGTCGACATCAATCGGGCGTCGTGGTTCTTCGATCCGGTGATGCGCATCTTCCAGAGGTCCAACGCGGACGCGACCTCCGTGGGATTGCTGAAGGTTCTGCGACTGGATTCCCAGCGGATTCCTGCGCCGATGATGACCGTTGGCGTTCATATCAAAGACATCGATCGGCAAGACTTTTTCGGCATCTCCCGCGACGGCAGTTTTTATATGCCCGGCCGCGAGAAAGTGCCTCCGCTGACGGTGGTGCACGTGGCAAGCGTCAAAACGATGGAGGACGAGATCCGAACACATCTGGTCGCGAAATCGGCGAGCAGACCAGTAGAGAAGCTCGACGACAGGCTTGCCCCGTCGGCCGCCTCCGACCTGGATGCATTGGTCCGGAACGCGACCGCACATCACTCTCATCCGGCCGATCAATTGAACGCCTGCGTCGCGATACTTCGCAACGAGTTCACACTCGACCGCTCGGTCGAACAAACGGCGACGTCGGTCGAGCAGTTTCTGCGGACACGTCGCGGCGGCGATCATCTGTTTGCCACGACGGCGGCGTTGCTGGCGCGGCGACTTGGATTGACATCGCGTCTGGTCACGGGCTTTTACGTGCGCCCTGATGCCTTCGATTTTGCCGCCGGTCATGCGTCGGTTTTGCCCCGGGACGTGCACGTTTGGGCGGAAGTCCAACTCGACGATGGGCGTTGGATCGAAATCGAACCGACACCGGGGTATCGGGCACCCGTTTATTCGCCTTCATGGGGATTGCTTGCCCGGCGATCTGCTGCGGCGTCGTGGCCGTATTTTCTCATAGGAACGTTTGTTCTGGCCGTCGGCTATCTCACGCGATTGACTTGGATGGACTGGATGCTCTCGGCCGTTTGGAGATTCGGCCGGCCGCTTCGCCCCCGTCGACGCATCCGTTTGGCAATTCAAATCATCGAGTGGCGGGCTCGATTGTCCGGAAAACGCCGCCCGATCGGTAAGTCTCAACGCGTCTGGCTGGAAGAACTCACTCGCGCCGACGCGATGATCGCTGACGCGGCCCGCCAATTCGCAAACTCCGCCGATACCGTGTTCTTTGGGCAGGTCGACGAGACGACCATGAAAGCCGAAACCCGGCTGGTCGATTTGCTGCATGTCCGAACCATCACCACACTCACGAAGGAGGCGACGTCATGA
- a CDS encoding DUF58 domain-containing protein, producing the protein MAIVHGAPEDKRWAVRLLTTDFCPWANRFVYWLKEPVGWFVLATVASVIVGMYFAPIGWTMAVTLATVIAIGMLWPAIAVRVVTCSLTAAQRQVHEDESCELRLAVRNRLPLPVWGLAIEGFLDRSNHSADHTDVPTVALAFVRSLATSTYRFSIRPQLRGRYPDGDAVLTCSFPFGIWTAKRKLNDLSPITVWPKVFPITGQTAMTGRRVAETGEGNRVGRTGDFIGVREYRQGDCLRQVNWIATARSGELVVTERSGPQCPSVHVILDVNHRSANPAELSDRIRVAASVMANLHQSTVPLQVHVGNRRIPVRRGWEGFVQMMDALADVPVDGGVDSRTAIPVHGHASITISSDNRGDVTVCICDPSQNRRLSDGHTHRLIRRDRGLATQCLAFWTEVRDATLVA; encoded by the coding sequence ATGGCGATCGTCCATGGCGCGCCCGAGGACAAGCGTTGGGCCGTCCGTTTGTTGACGACCGACTTTTGTCCCTGGGCTAATCGTTTTGTTTATTGGTTGAAAGAGCCGGTCGGGTGGTTCGTCTTGGCGACCGTGGCCAGCGTGATTGTCGGCATGTATTTTGCGCCGATCGGATGGACCATGGCGGTGACGCTTGCCACCGTGATCGCGATCGGGATGCTCTGGCCGGCGATCGCCGTTCGGGTCGTCACGTGTTCCTTGACTGCCGCGCAGCGTCAGGTTCACGAAGATGAATCGTGTGAGTTGCGATTGGCGGTTCGCAATCGTCTGCCGCTACCCGTTTGGGGGCTCGCGATCGAAGGTTTTTTGGATCGATCCAATCACTCCGCCGACCACACCGATGTCCCCACCGTTGCGCTGGCCTTCGTTCGGTCCTTGGCGACATCGACCTACCGATTCTCGATCCGACCGCAATTGAGGGGCCGCTATCCCGATGGGGATGCGGTGCTGACCTGCTCGTTCCCGTTCGGAATCTGGACGGCCAAACGCAAACTCAACGATCTCTCCCCGATCACCGTGTGGCCCAAGGTCTTTCCGATCACCGGCCAGACCGCGATGACCGGACGTCGAGTCGCTGAAACCGGGGAAGGCAACCGTGTCGGGCGTACAGGGGACTTTATTGGCGTGCGAGAGTACCGCCAGGGAGATTGTTTGCGTCAAGTCAATTGGATCGCCACGGCGCGGTCGGGTGAATTGGTCGTGACCGAACGGAGCGGCCCGCAATGTCCCAGCGTGCACGTGATTTTGGACGTGAATCATCGCTCGGCAAATCCAGCGGAACTCTCCGACCGCATCCGCGTCGCTGCCAGCGTGATGGCGAATCTGCATCAATCTACGGTCCCGTTGCAGGTGCACGTCGGTAACCGGCGAATCCCCGTCCGACGTGGCTGGGAAGGGTTCGTCCAGATGATGGACGCACTGGCCGATGTCCCGGTCGATGGGGGCGTCGATTCGCGGACTGCGATCCCGGTCCACGGTCATGCCTCGATCACGATCTCGTCAGACAACCGCGGCGATGTCACGGTTTGCATTTGCGACCCGTCACAAAATCGCCGCTTGTCGGACGGTCACACCCACCGTTTGATTCGTCGTGATCGCGGTTTGGCGACACAGTGTCTCGCCTTTTGGACGGAGGTGCGCGATGCAACCCTGGTCGCGTAA
- a CDS encoding GNAT family N-acetyltransferase, producing the protein MTISLRELARTDTDACLQLFHETVHRINVRDYSSEQIDAWAPSLINGDQWADRFDDRFAYVAVEGSQIVGFTDMTRQGHLDRLFVSADHQRLGIARRLVERLFQDATDNEIYRMTTESSITAKPFFLSVGFEVAREQTVQCRGVQMTNYLMQRAFKR; encoded by the coding sequence ATGACGATCAGTTTACGAGAACTGGCACGGACCGATACCGATGCCTGTCTGCAATTGTTTCATGAGACGGTTCACCGGATCAATGTTCGCGATTATTCGTCGGAGCAGATCGACGCTTGGGCTCCGTCATTGATCAATGGTGACCAATGGGCGGACCGATTCGACGATCGTTTCGCGTATGTCGCGGTTGAGGGATCACAGATCGTCGGATTCACGGACATGACCCGCCAAGGGCATCTCGACCGTCTCTTTGTCTCCGCAGACCATCAACGATTGGGAATCGCACGGCGGTTGGTCGAACGTCTGTTCCAAGACGCAACCGACAACGAAATCTATCGAATGACGACGGAGTCGAGCATCACCGCCAAGCCATTCTTTCTGTCCGTGGGGTTCGAAGTCGCCCGCGAGCAAACCGTCCAGTGTCGGGGCGTTCAAATGACCAACTACCTGATGCAACGGGCATTCAAGCGGTAG
- a CDS encoding efflux RND transporter periplasmic adaptor subunit, with the protein MNFKFLPAVLVLTLIGSASAQTPVRVAEARLEQLEQRQAVTGSLRAVSRGDVAALESGRLVELKVREGDVIQQGQLIATVDARRLLAEHAAAEADKRVAEAELKRNRATAKRAAADLARGEALIEQNAISRQELDSFRAAADVAVAEIEAAERTIQRIEETIRLLAVRLSDTTVTAPYDASVVARHVEPGDWVQPGDKLLTIVSTGPIEAWLEVPERFAVAIHQNPDDVVIRSASLNRTFHILKSRRLSDVNPRVRTSPFIATIENPDGLLAPGMSVEGWVPSGQSGEFLTVPKDAVVRRDGQPSVFTVDADRKAEMIAVRVLFETTDRVAIATARLTEGSSVIVEGNERLMPQQVVDVVNETDDRTRQLAKR; encoded by the coding sequence ATGAACTTTAAATTCTTGCCGGCGGTCCTCGTTCTGACGCTGATCGGATCTGCCAGTGCCCAAACCCCTGTCCGAGTGGCCGAGGCACGCTTGGAACAACTCGAGCAACGTCAAGCCGTGACGGGATCACTCCGAGCCGTTTCACGAGGCGATGTGGCGGCACTCGAATCAGGGCGTCTCGTTGAACTCAAGGTCCGTGAGGGCGACGTCATCCAGCAAGGACAGCTGATCGCCACGGTGGACGCGCGTCGATTGCTGGCCGAACACGCTGCCGCCGAAGCCGACAAACGGGTCGCCGAGGCGGAATTGAAACGCAACCGTGCGACCGCAAAGCGAGCCGCCGCCGACCTGGCCCGTGGCGAAGCGTTGATCGAGCAGAACGCGATCAGCCGTCAGGAACTGGACAGTTTCCGAGCCGCCGCGGATGTCGCCGTCGCAGAAATCGAAGCCGCCGAGCGAACGATCCAACGCATCGAAGAAACGATTCGCCTGCTCGCCGTCCGACTGTCCGATACGACCGTGACCGCTCCCTACGACGCCTCCGTTGTTGCACGGCATGTCGAACCGGGCGATTGGGTCCAACCCGGAGACAAGCTGTTGACGATCGTATCGACCGGTCCGATCGAAGCCTGGTTGGAGGTTCCGGAACGATTTGCCGTCGCAATCCACCAGAATCCGGACGATGTAGTGATCCGGTCAGCGTCTCTGAACCGAACGTTCCACATTCTGAAGTCCCGTCGCTTGTCCGATGTCAACCCTCGCGTCCGAACGAGCCCGTTCATCGCGACGATCGAAAACCCCGACGGGTTGTTGGCGCCAGGGATGTCGGTCGAGGGCTGGGTCCCGTCAGGCCAGTCCGGCGAGTTCTTGACTGTTCCCAAGGACGCGGTGGTGCGTCGCGACGGGCAACCGAGTGTGTTTACCGTCGACGCGGATCGAAAGGCAGAGATGATCGCAGTGCGTGTGCTGTTCGAAACCACCGATCGAGTTGCCATCGCCACGGCCCGTCTGACCGAGGGAAGTAGCGTCATCGTCGAGGGGAACGAACGGTTGATGCCGCAACAGGTTGTCGACGTCGTCAATGAGACCGACGACCGGACTCGGCAGCTGGCCAAACGCTAG
- a CDS encoding DUF1569 domain-containing protein — MNELRTLQFDDLDAAVREARALHASGYTRQGRWSLGQICRHLVLVQQPSVDGYPAWMSMFAFLRPIMRRWLLPKVLRPDSPRGIRTASMFQPPDELNDAAEVDAFADSVEKLKSHPGRFYPHSAFGRLPREQILRIHAAHAAHHLRFLQSGPPRD, encoded by the coding sequence ATGAACGAACTTCGCACGTTGCAATTCGATGATCTGGACGCCGCGGTCCGCGAGGCGCGTGCGCTGCACGCGAGCGGCTACACGCGGCAGGGACGCTGGTCGCTGGGGCAGATCTGCCGGCATCTGGTGCTGGTGCAGCAGCCTAGCGTGGATGGCTATCCGGCGTGGATGTCAATGTTCGCGTTTCTGCGGCCGATCATGCGGCGCTGGCTGCTGCCCAAGGTGTTGCGTCCGGATTCGCCGCGTGGCATCCGGACGGCGTCGATGTTTCAGCCGCCCGATGAATTGAACGACGCTGCGGAGGTGGACGCGTTTGCCGACAGCGTCGAAAAACTGAAGTCTCATCCGGGCAGGTTTTATCCACATTCCGCATTTGGACGGCTGCCGCGAGAGCAGATCTTGCGAATTCACGCGGCTCATGCCGCCCATCATCTACGGTTTCTGCAATCCGGTCCGCCACGTGATTGA
- a CDS encoding efflux RND transporter permease subunit, translating into MNVIKASVSQPITITVAVILSLIAGMVALRNVPVRMAPEVDSVVIAVGTAWENASAEEIESDVIEEQEKYLGDVTNLVSMTSIARSGRGAVRLQFRTGTDIDEAMAEVDQKLSEVPGYPTGVDEPEIDAVDPESVDYIAWVGLSSDDPDFDVTTLYDFMDRRMRPVFERIPGISQVGMLGARESEIQVVVDPVALAARGLTYADLIEALEVNNANFSAGKITDGKNDIRVRTLGRFEEADSVENLVIRRDAAGPIYVRDVASVNAGYKEMTEWVRARGNLMPFFNFQLETGGNMLDTMDELQAKIASMNSEGGLLEQQANILKSEGRLNENAKLELVQTWDSSTYVKDSLALVQSNIVVGGILATVVLLLFLRSVRTVGIIAIAIPLSVIGTVVILLSLGRSVNIISLAGMAFAVGMVVDNAIVVIENIFRHLQGGSDPKTAAYEGTKEVGGAVLASTLTTLVVFAPVLMIEEAAGQLFRDIALAIMAAVGLSLVVSLTVIPSAAGVLLKRVKPSANGREDVRDSGEVVPLRGSGSASSLPTSSRLRRWSVALWRLAKRSTDLGAILGGIVRFLIGGWVRRVATATVFVIVTVAGIVLLVPPLDYLPKGNRNVVFSVMVPPPGYSVDHLFKVGDRIEPKIAPAWQSAGDRFAIEQVRRGGPNPMTDHGIRLPAEPGSKEIVKAPELDHYFMVAREGRIFHAAIPVDATKTPDALPLLEHAMGDGAAPDTPYFSFQFPLFRTGGTTGAAIKIDVVGDSLQEVVDSAGALMGNLVADYGPQSTNPSPSNFSLPTPEIRVTPIDERLQDAGLTRRDVGLATQASGDGILIPRRFERGGELKDLKIINRDALGDTPVYSMMNVPVATRRDGVIDLESVADVDRVGVQDQIRHVDRQRAVTLELTPPADIPLATVVQQLEAKVKELRKGGAIPPSVDVNFAGSAGSLAEIKTALVGDGTAIGTIGSSLFLAFAIVYLLMVVLFQSWTYPLVIMISVPLATLGGFIGLALVHQWTVADRYLPVQNMDVLTILGFVILAGVVVNNAILIVHQALNFRRERLSLDQTENSESATAGLGSFGATESWTKTDSDDAIVRSVTSRVRPILMSTLTSVGGMLPLVFLTGPGSELYRGLGAVITGGLLVSTVFTVFLVPVVLSMVFDLGRGNVTQPAVETQDALAA; encoded by the coding sequence ATGAACGTCATCAAAGCCTCTGTCAGCCAGCCGATCACGATCACCGTGGCTGTTATCCTGTCCTTGATCGCCGGTATGGTTGCCCTGCGCAACGTTCCGGTCCGCATGGCTCCGGAAGTGGACTCGGTCGTGATCGCTGTCGGCACGGCATGGGAAAATGCGTCGGCCGAAGAAATCGAATCCGACGTCATCGAAGAACAAGAAAAATACCTCGGCGACGTCACGAACTTGGTATCGATGACCAGCATCGCCCGGTCCGGACGCGGCGCCGTCCGGCTGCAGTTTCGCACCGGAACGGACATCGACGAAGCCATGGCCGAGGTGGATCAGAAGCTGAGCGAAGTTCCGGGCTATCCGACCGGCGTCGATGAACCGGAAATCGACGCGGTGGATCCTGAGAGTGTCGACTACATCGCCTGGGTCGGACTCAGCAGCGACGACCCGGACTTTGACGTCACGACCCTGTACGACTTCATGGATCGCCGCATGCGACCGGTGTTCGAACGCATCCCGGGGATTTCGCAAGTCGGAATGCTGGGAGCGCGAGAATCAGAGATTCAAGTCGTCGTTGATCCGGTCGCGCTGGCCGCTCGGGGATTGACCTACGCCGATTTGATCGAGGCCTTGGAAGTCAACAACGCCAACTTTTCCGCGGGCAAAATCACCGACGGCAAAAACGACATTCGCGTCCGCACGCTGGGACGTTTCGAAGAGGCCGACTCGGTCGAAAACCTGGTCATTCGTCGTGACGCGGCCGGGCCGATTTATGTGCGTGACGTTGCCTCGGTCAACGCGGGTTACAAGGAGATGACCGAGTGGGTCAGGGCGCGCGGAAATTTGATGCCGTTCTTCAATTTCCAGCTGGAAACCGGCGGAAACATGCTGGACACGATGGACGAGCTGCAAGCGAAGATCGCGTCGATGAACAGCGAAGGCGGACTGCTCGAGCAACAGGCGAACATCTTGAAGTCCGAAGGCAGGCTGAACGAAAACGCCAAATTGGAACTGGTGCAGACGTGGGACTCGTCGACCTACGTCAAGGATTCGCTGGCGTTGGTGCAAAGCAATATCGTTGTCGGCGGGATTTTGGCGACGGTGGTGTTGTTGCTGTTTCTGCGCAGCGTGCGGACCGTCGGGATCATCGCCATCGCGATCCCGTTGTCGGTGATCGGCACCGTCGTGATCCTGCTGTCGCTCGGCCGCAGCGTGAACATCATCTCATTGGCCGGGATGGCGTTTGCCGTCGGCATGGTGGTCGATAACGCGATCGTCGTGATCGAAAACATCTTTCGTCATCTGCAAGGAGGCAGCGATCCCAAAACCGCGGCGTACGAAGGCACCAAGGAAGTTGGTGGTGCAGTCCTCGCATCGACGTTGACCACATTGGTCGTGTTCGCCCCGGTGTTGATGATCGAAGAAGCCGCCGGACAGCTGTTTCGTGACATCGCCCTCGCGATCATGGCCGCGGTCGGATTAAGTCTGGTCGTTTCGTTGACCGTGATTCCGTCGGCAGCCGGTGTGTTACTCAAACGCGTCAAACCGTCGGCGAATGGTCGGGAGGATGTCCGAGACTCGGGCGAAGTCGTGCCGCTGCGCGGCAGCGGATCGGCTTCAAGCCTGCCAACGTCAAGCCGCCTGCGACGTTGGAGCGTGGCGCTGTGGCGTCTTGCAAAGCGGTCGACCGACCTGGGCGCGATCCTGGGCGGGATCGTCCGATTCTTAATCGGCGGTTGGGTCCGACGCGTCGCGACCGCAACGGTGTTTGTCATCGTCACGGTCGCCGGCATTGTCCTGCTCGTTCCGCCGCTGGACTATCTGCCCAAAGGAAACCGCAACGTGGTGTTCAGCGTGATGGTGCCGCCGCCGGGTTATTCGGTCGATCACCTGTTCAAGGTCGGTGACCGGATCGAACCGAAAATCGCACCGGCGTGGCAATCTGCCGGCGACCGATTCGCGATCGAGCAGGTCCGCCGCGGCGGGCCGAACCCGATGACCGACCACGGGATCCGTTTGCCGGCCGAACCCGGAAGCAAGGAAATCGTAAAGGCTCCCGAATTGGATCACTACTTCATGGTCGCCCGCGAAGGACGCATCTTCCACGCCGCCATCCCGGTCGACGCGACAAAAACCCCCGATGCGTTGCCGCTGCTCGAGCACGCGATGGGTGACGGAGCGGCCCCGGACACGCCGTATTTTTCGTTCCAGTTTCCGCTGTTCCGCACCGGCGGCACAACGGGCGCCGCGATCAAGATCGATGTCGTGGGCGATTCTTTGCAGGAAGTCGTCGACTCGGCCGGCGCCCTGATGGGCAATCTGGTGGCCGACTACGGACCGCAAAGCACCAACCCGTCGCCATCGAACTTTTCATTGCCGACGCCCGAAATTCGGGTCACCCCGATCGACGAACGACTGCAGGACGCCGGTTTGACCCGCCGCGATGTCGGACTTGCCACGCAGGCTTCCGGTGACGGCATTTTGATCCCACGACGCTTTGAACGCGGCGGGGAATTGAAGGATCTGAAAATCATCAATCGAGACGCCTTGGGGGACACACCGGTGTATTCGATGATGAACGTTCCGGTTGCGACGCGTCGTGACGGCGTGATCGATTTGGAAAGCGTCGCCGATGTCGATCGCGTCGGCGTGCAAGACCAAATTCGCCACGTCGACCGGCAACGCGCCGTGACGCTGGAATTGACACCGCCGGCTGACATCCCGCTGGCGACCGTGGTCCAGCAATTAGAGGCGAAAGTCAAGGAACTTCGCAAAGGCGGCGCGATCCCGCCGAGCGTCGACGTCAACTTCGCCGGTTCGGCAGGCAGCCTCGCTGAAATCAAGACCGCGCTGGTCGGCGATGGAACGGCCATCGGGACGATCGGCAGCTCGCTGTTTCTGGCCTTCGCGATCGTCTACCTGTTGATGGTCGTGCTGTTCCAAAGCTGGACGTACCCGCTGGTGATCATGATCAGCGTTCCGCTGGCGACGTTGGGTGGCTTCATCGGGCTCGCGCTCGTCCATCAGTGGACCGTGGCCGATCGCTACCTGCCGGTCCAAAATATGGACGTGCTGACGATCCTGGGCTTCGTGATCCTGGCCGGGGTCGTCGTCAACAATGCGATCCTGATCGTGCACCAAGCGTTGAACTTCCGTCGCGAGCGGCTGTCGCTGGATCAAACCGAAAACTCTGAATCGGCGACCGCGGGACTCGGCTCGTTCGGGGCGACGGAATCCTGGACGAAAACAGACAGCGACGATGCAATCGTGCGTTCGGTCACCAGTCGCGTGCGGCCGATTCTGATGAGCACGCTGACCAGTGTCGGGGGCATGTTGCCCTTGGTCTTTTTGACCGGACCGGGCAGCGAACTTTACCGCGGCCTGGGAGCCGTCATCACCGGCGGACTGCTCGTTTCGACCGTGTTCACCGTGTTTCTGGTCCCCGTGGTGCTGAGCATGGTGTTCGACCTGGGGCGAGGGAATGTAACGCAACCGGCCGTCGAAACACAGGATGCATTGGCCGCGTGA
- a CDS encoding AAA family ATPase has product MNLTADSTLSDHPIRPPVPSGVASIRSYLRSVLFGKEDQIDLVIACLLSRGHLLLDDLPGTGKTTLAKAIAEAIHGRLARVQCTPDLMPADITGFSMFNQKTREFEFHPGPMFADVLLADELNRTTPRTQSALLEGMAERQVTIDGTPQPLSPTFFVIATQNPIDSHGAYPLPEAQLDRFSIKLRLGYPDRDAQRRLLQREVHDSANGQGSNAPPTASPLSLDDLHGLQRQTQAVRVHHRVAEYIIDLAEASRDDDAVELGVSPRGMMHWQAICQAWALLKGRDFVTPTDVADVAHSVLSVRLLTRGESVDAVIDRIMKTVPAPEYK; this is encoded by the coding sequence ATGAATCTGACCGCCGACTCAACACTCTCCGACCATCCGATCCGTCCCCCCGTCCCGTCCGGCGTCGCGTCGATACGAAGCTATCTCCGCAGTGTGCTGTTTGGCAAAGAGGACCAAATTGACCTGGTCATCGCCTGCCTGCTTTCGCGCGGACACTTGCTGTTGGACGATTTACCGGGAACCGGAAAAACGACGCTTGCCAAAGCGATCGCCGAAGCCATCCACGGACGTCTGGCACGCGTGCAATGCACGCCGGACCTGATGCCGGCCGACATCACGGGCTTCAGTATGTTCAATCAGAAGACGCGCGAGTTCGAATTTCATCCGGGGCCGATGTTTGCCGACGTGCTTTTGGCCGACGAGCTGAACCGGACCACGCCGCGAACGCAAAGCGCTCTGCTGGAGGGAATGGCCGAACGGCAGGTCACCATCGATGGTACTCCCCAGCCGCTGTCGCCCACCTTCTTTGTGATCGCGACGCAGAACCCGATTGATTCACACGGCGCGTATCCGTTGCCCGAGGCCCAATTGGATCGGTTTTCGATCAAGCTACGTCTGGGATATCCCGATCGCGATGCCCAACGACGCCTGCTGCAACGAGAGGTTCACGATTCGGCGAACGGGCAAGGGAGCAACGCGCCGCCGACCGCATCGCCACTTTCGCTTGACGATCTGCACGGGCTTCAACGGCAAACTCAAGCGGTCCGTGTCCATCATCGTGTCGCCGAATACATCATCGATCTGGCCGAAGCGAGCCGCGACGACGATGCGGTGGAATTGGGCGTCAGTCCACGTGGCATGATGCACTGGCAGGCGATTTGCCAGGCCTGGGCGCTGTTGAAGGGGCGTGACTTCGTGACCCCGACCGATGTGGCAGACGTCGCCCACAGCGTCTTGTCCGTTCGATTGTTGACTCGTGGTGAATCGGTCGACGCGGTGATCGATCGGATCATGAAGACGGTTCCCGCACCGGAGTACAAATGA